A genomic window from Vigna radiata var. radiata cultivar VC1973A chromosome 2, Vradiata_ver6, whole genome shotgun sequence includes:
- the LOC106754955 gene encoding NADH dehydrogenase [ubiquinone] 1 beta subcomplex subunit 2, translating into MGGHGEGTTYKGVTIHQPKRWHTITGKGLCAVMWFWVLYRAKQDGPVVLGWRHPWEGHHDDHGKGH; encoded by the exons ATGGGAGGACACGGCGAAGGCACAACCTACAAAGGTGTTACCATTCATCAACCAAAGCGATGGCACACCATCACCGGCAAGGGTTTGTGTGCGGTCATGTG GTTTTGGGTACTGTACAGGGCAAAGCAAGATGGTCCTGTTGTATTG gGCTGGAGGCACCCTTGGGAAGGTCACCATGATGATCATGGCAAGGGCCATTAG
- the LOC106755876 gene encoding serine carboxypeptidase-like 34, whose translation MASSSLISNILFLLLLSFTKEALSVSKLSLTGDHNYISREILAEQEADRVYELPGQPPVKFKQYAGYITVNETHGRALFYWFFEATHQPHKKPVLLWFNGGPGCSSIGFGEAEELGPFFPQDSFQPKLKLNPYSWNNAANLLFLESPVGVGFSYTNTSRDLYELGDAITAKDSHTFIVNWFRRFPQFRSHEFYIAGESYGGHYVPQLSELIFDHNSNRAKKDYIRFKGFMIGNAAIDNEADQKGLVEYAWYHAVISDGLYQNITSNCNFKFENQTNECDHYMDKFFSAYGVIDLYSLYTPTCISNSNSTSPLVRGTTPKSFSKINKWHRRPEGYDPCASGYTEVYLNRPEVQRALHANVTKISYPWTHCSNAIQDWTDGPASILPVIKKLAAGGLRIWVYSGDTDGRVPVTGTRYALKKMGLPIVEDWTPWYTSQQVGGWRTIYDGLTFVTIRGAGHEVPTYTPKPALQLLRHFLANKKLPSQPI comes from the exons ATGGCGTCCTCGTCTCTCATTTccaatattctttttcttcttcttctctctttcacCAAAGAAGCTTTATCTGTGTCAAAACTTTCATTGACTGGTGATCATAATTACATTAGCCGGGAAATACTGGCAGAACAAGAAGCTGACAGAGTTTATGAATTACCAGGACAACCACCAGTGAAATTCAAGCAATATGCAGGTTATATCACTGTCAATGAAACTCATGGAAGAGCACTGTTTTATTGGTTCTTTGAGGCCACCCATCAACCACACAAAAAACCTGTTCTGCTATGGTTCAATGGAG GCCCAGGTTGTTCTTCAATTGGTTTTGGAGAAGCAGAGGAGTTAGGACCCTTCTTTCCTCAGGACAGTTTCCAGCCAAAGCTAAAGTTGAACCCTTATTCATGGAACAATG CTGCCaatcttttgtttttggaaaGCCCTGTTGGAGTGGGATTCTCCTACACCAACACCAGCAGAGATTTGTACGAACTCGGTGACGCCATTACTG CTAAGGATTCACACACCTTCATAGTCAATTGGTTTAGAAGATTTCCACAATTCAGATCGCACGAGTTCTACATTGCTGGCGAAAGCTATGGAG GGCACTACGTTCCACAATTGTCCGAGCTCATTTTCGATCACAATAGCAATCGTGCCAAGAAAGACTACATCAGGTTCAAAGGATTCATG ATTGGAAATGCAGCAATTGACAACGAAGCAGATCAGAAGGGTTTGGTAGAGTATGCCTGGTATCATGCAGTGATATCCGATGGCTTATATCAGAACATTACATCAAATtgcaatttcaaatttgaaaaccaAACAAATGAATGCGATCACTATATGGATAAGTTCTTCAGTGCGTATGGCGTTATTGACTTATACAGCTTGTACACTCCCACGTGTATCAGCAACAGCAACAGCACATCCCCTCTCGTCAGAGGCACAACCCCAAAATCTTTTTCCAAAATT AATAAGTGGCATAGAAGACCAGAGGGATATGATCCCTGTGCATCCGGTTACACTGAAGTTTACCTAAACAGGCCAGAAGTCCAAAGGGCACTACATGCTAATGTCACCAAAATTTCCTATCCATGGACTCACTGCAG TAATGCTATCCAAGATTGGACTGACGGGCCGGCATCCATTCTTCCTGTCATCAAGAAACTTGCTGCTGGTGGTCTGCGCATTTGGGTTTACAG TGGAGATACTGATGGAAGAGTTCCTGTGACTGGAACAAGATACGCTTTGAAAAAGATGGGGCTCCCCATTGTTGAAGATTGGACTCCCTGGTATACTAGCCAACAG GTTGGAGGATGGAGAACGATTTATGATGGGCTTACTTTTGTGACCATAAGAGGTGCTGGCCATGAAGTTCCAACCTACACTCCCAAACCAGCTCTGCAGCTGCTACGACACTTCCTTGCAAATAAGAAATTACCATCTCAACCAATttaa